The sequence GCACGGCGCTCGAATTGCTTAATGACGGCTGCATGGTTGTATATCTCTCTCACAAGAGTTGTCTTTCCAATACCAGTCATCCCTTTGATAAGAGTAGTCCAACTGTTGTATCCTTCCCTACCAATAATCCTTGTGCGAAGCAGCATTTCCACATCTTCATCCAAGCCCACCACATATTTGTCATCAACATTATCTGATGATCTCATGTTCGACACCGTCTCCGTCTCCGCTCCATCATCTCCCAGTTTAAGCAAGTACTTTTTGATCTCTCCGATACAACTAAGGACGGACTCAAAGTAGTAAAAATAGATTTTGCGTTGCTTGAAAAAGGGGCAAGGGAACTTAGCCTTTGCAATGAGAAGACCGACTGCCCTCTCCAGCCGAGTCAGACGACCATGGCAACGGCGAGCTCTGGCTGCCTCGTTGGAAACCAATAACAGCAGTAACAGCGCGGCGCAGCGAGCCTCGAAGTAAAGAGGACGCAGCAGTGTCGGACCAGGTGGCGATAGCCTCGAATCAAGGAGGGGCCTCCGGCGACAACCAAGGAAGGGGAGGAGTTACCAACAGAGGAAGTATGACGGATTTGCAAGCGACCTCCAGGCGGCGGTGACGATTTGATTTTAGAAGTAGAAATCGAGGCTTTTCTTTTGTGACTTCTTCACAAAGTTAGCAGAGACGACTTGAGATGGAAGAGAACGAACGGCGACTGTAAATCGCCGGATTTGCAGGACGCGGCGGATTCGATTTAAGGGAAAGCTAGGGCTTCTTCGTTGGTGTTTTGAAAACAGGGGGAGATATGTTTGGGAACCGAGGAATTGAGCGTCGGAATAGGGCGCGGCGGAAGCCGGCGCGGCTGGGGCAAGGGCGGCGAGACGTCCGATCGGATTTGAGGGAGGCCGAGCAGATTGTGAGAGGAATTTGAGAGAGACTGTCGATTGTGGGAAAAagttgagagagagaaccgGTTGTAGAGTGAGGAGGGAGACTTGGGCTTcttctattttaattctttgggcCTCTTTGTTCATTATTATTCATTTGGGCCAccttctttttatattttgggCCGATTTCATGATTTCATATTCTAactttactttgatggataaatttattcatgaaaaatgaaggttaaaaaaaatttatgccttgatatgtcttctttctttttcaacatttgacacacAAAAGATGTtcatcattttttcttccttattttcacttcaaggtattctacatgcatttttcatcttctttgtcgcgtttattcatagttttttgggcgttttcattgagttcttgagagtctttggtttgaattgttaaatttgtgtggaatagactactcgtccgtgctcgtgttgtttttacaGGTTTTGGACCCATTTTGTGGAGTTTTGGATGAAGCGTAGTGGAATACGCGAAGTGACGAGTCCATAGGCATGAACGGGGCAAGAATCGGgcatcggatgagcaagaacgggcGCCGGGAAGTCCGTGTGTCGGAGGACACGCGGCCGTGCGCGAGGACGGGCGCCGGGAagtcgcgcggtccgggcatgcggccgcatgccacggccgcgcgaggaTGCAGAACCCGCTGGAAGACCGCGCgggccaggcgcgcggccgcgcgaggagaCCGCGCAAGCTCGCGCggcccagccatgcggccgcgcgaccagCCCGCGCAAGGCGCCGAGTCAGCCCAACTTTTCCGCTTTTTCACCTAAAACGCgatttttggagtattttcgagctagacgacctagggcatataaataccatcTTTTAGATTATCCCAgacatcttttatcatattctgacttttcctgagagctgtgagacacggagcaagagcaagactgaagaatctcgacttctctacggtttttcatagttttatgtttattagttttattgagattgtgattgttagtcatatgtctatgtgtggctaaatcccttttcccagggtttagggagtaaacatgattcgaatttctgactgttgatttaattaattgagatttatattcctttctatgttcttgttataattgcttgctttattgcttgatcaccaatttagcattatcataggttttaatttgagatcgggagatgataattataacctgaactaagaacatagaacacatttattttaattctaaagggaattaataattgtgaaggctttaatcctaggaacttttaggagttacgtgttagaagtgtgatccggggacggtagccttgcatgtaatcaacgatttgtatgccacgggagtgggtatgaattaactttgagattgccttaggaattatctcattaattgaatcaaacgtgttggttaggagaatctgttgaaacctttgccttgggaaactctctttcttctgttacttcgcatttttcacagcttgttttctttttagtgtttctttatttttaatttaaatttgttttccaaaatcaaaactttaaTCATCGTTcatccagatagagtaaaataattaagagtaggcattgataaccattagtctctgtggattcgaccttgtttgccactatatacaattgcacccgtacacttgcggcgtgtaaataaaatagcgaacaagtttttggcgccgttgccggggactgatttttatcagtactattctgttaattgtttgatactactctggatttttatttctgttatttatttacgttatttatttctttcttgTGGTTCTAATATGAAACTGGTGGATTGTTTAGGTGGtttatgaacacaagatctaaaAGTCTACCTTTACTAGATTTTGACCCGGAAATTGAAGCTACGTGCCGCCATAACAACAGCCAGACGACCAAAGCCAAGTTGAATCACATGGCTACTGCGGAAGAAGTCCGTGCTTTGAGAGAGCAGTTGCAGGCGgtgttggatgctcagaaaaatgCTGCTGAGCAGAAACAGCCGCCTATTGATGAGGCATTTACTCCACTGTACCAGTACCAAGAGCCGCCCAGAGTCAATGCAAATAATTTCGAGCTAAGGACTGGGCTGATTACCATGGTACAACAGAACCAATATGGAGGTAGTGCCATAGAGGATCCGAATGTGCATCTGAGACAGTTTCTGGAGTTATGCAGCACTATAAAGATGAATGGCGTAGCAGATGACATTATTCGCCTTCGTCtatttcccttttcactgcgggacAAGGCCAAGTCATGGTACCATACTCTGCAATTGGGTGCCAATCCAGCATGGGAAGAGTTGGCACACCTGTTTCTGCGAAAGTTTCACCCTCCTGGTCTCACTTTGAagctgaagatggacatcgttcAGTTTCAGCAATTTGAAGGTGAATCATTAGCAGAAACATGGGAACGATATCAAGAGAAattgaggaagtgcccgtcccacGGCTTTGATGAAGGGACTCTAGtcgtcatgttctacaatgcttgcgGAGAGCGCACGAGGATGTTCATGGACACAGCAGCTGGAGGCTCCATACTCAAGAAGGGAAGCGCGGACGCGATGGAGATCATAGAAAGTATGGCAGCTACCAGCTACCAATGGCCGTCCGAGAGGGTGCAgctgaagaaagttgctgcagCATCTAGCTCAGATCCCCTGGTGATGATCtcgactcagctggcagagctgagtTAACAAATTTCAGCAATGTCTATGGGAAATCCTGAACCAGCTGTGGAGGATCCGACAGGCATAGAAGACGCCCACTTCATTCATGGGAGGAACTTCGGGAATTTCCAGCGTGGACAGCAGAGTGGCTACAATAGAGGACAACAATATCAGCAAGGAGGCCGCTCACACCCGAATTTGTCATAtgggaatcccaacaatgcaattcaacctccaccaggcttctcggtTACCAACGGAGTGATAAACGAAGAGAAGAAGCCAAATCTTGAGGAGTTGCTAATGAAGTTCGTGGCCAAGTCcgacgagaggatggaaaagtTGGAGTCCAATGCTGCAGCTGTGGGAACCcagatgaagatgttcgagacccaattgggtcaactGGCCAATGCGTTTACAAATCTACACCAACAGGGTCAGTTTCCGAGCAATACAACTGTTAATCCCAAGGAGCATTGCAAGGCAATCAATTTGAGGAGTGGGACTACTTATGAGGGACCCAAGATGCCTGAGGACGAGATCGTGTCGCCGGTTGATGAGAAAGAAGCTGAGGAGGTTAccgttgaggtttctggcaaaaagaagaatgaaaagcaGAAGACTACTTCGCCAGCAATAGTGACTTTGCCGTTCCCTCACCGACATCAGAAAGAGAAGGTGAAACAGCAGTTCTCCAAGTTTTTGGAGATCTTCAAGAAGTTGCacatcaatcttccattggtGGAGGCGTTGCAGGAGATGCCACAATATGCAAAATTCTTGAAGGACATCATCTCGAGAAAGAAGCGGTTGGGAGAGTTCGAGACGGTGAACCTCAATGAGGAGTGTAGTGCGATCTTGCAGAAGAAGCTCCCAGCCAAGCTTAAAGATCCAGGCAGCTTCACCATTTCCTGCATCATTGGAGGCCAGCAGTTTGGGAAGGCGCTTTGCGATTTGGGGGCAAGCATTAATCTCATGCCCTTATCTATTTTCCAGCGGTTGGCTATTGGAGAGATGAAGCCGACGTCGATCGCgttgcagatggcagataggTCGGTGACGTATCCACGGGGGATAGTGGAAGACGTGTTGGTGAAGGTCAATGAGTTCATATTCCCAGCTGACTGACAAatatggttttcgtacctcaattccacatgatttgttgtcattttccttcatgttttgtttgccaatgcgtgtttgtaccataatgttgagttttatgaagatttgatgtcttggtgtagttttggagtaatttcaggaaacatcaaggattaattggaggattttgaagatatgagattgaagtacgtctcgagaggaatccgtgagctcaaacggcgaccaaatccgagtccggacgagggagaacggagcaaaacgagcggactgtgcaaagtggccgcggggtgggaccgcgggtcagctgttcccgactccaggagtcacccgcggtcaccacccgcggccgcggggcgggaccgcgggtcccctgagcatcccccacgtttgaaggccgcggacgcgggccgtgaccgcgggaaaagggcggggcttcccccaagtgggcccagacgcgattttagccccaaaactccatttttcccttcttttctAACATCATTCACCaaacacacccacttcatcttccccaactctccaatcccaaaccctagcctccattctctaccattttttctctcttccacacacaaaaacaacaccaaaatcaaataaagaaggggaagacttggaaaggagctcatcaagactacatgattgaagatcaagattataggatttgtctatgaatctctatctctctatatctttatttatgttttcttatgacttgagatttgcttttattatgaatatgcttggctaaaatctcttatcttagggattagattagatggatttgtaatggattgatttctttgttcaatatatatcttgattgttcttattgttatcttttcaagtcctagatttatctcttgtatgattggttggccaccttttgtgcatttctaatttgtgatttgaatcgggagaggataattacaatagattaggagtttgatacatatcatctcaataaaccgggaggttgagagttgggtgagggcttgt comes from Salvia miltiorrhiza cultivar Shanhuang (shh) chromosome 3, IMPLAD_Smil_shh, whole genome shotgun sequence and encodes:
- the LOC131018267 gene encoding uncharacterized protein LOC131018267 → MSMGNPEPAVEDPTGIEDAHFIHGRNFGNFQRGQQSGYNRGQQYQQGGRSHPNLSYGNPNNAIQPPPGFSVTNGVINEEKKPNLEELLMKFVAKSDERMEKLESNAAAVGTQMKMFETQLGQLANAFTNLHQQGQFPSNTTVNPKEHCKAINLRSGTTYEGPKMPEDEIVSPVDEKEAEEVTVEVSGKKKNEKQKTTSPAIVTLPFPHRHQKEKVKQQFSKFLEIFKKLHINLPLVEALQEMPQYAKFLKDIISRKKRLGEFETVNLNEECSAILQKKLPAKLKDPGSFTISCIIGGQQFGKALCDLGASINLMPLSIFQRLAIGEMKPTSIALQMADRSVTYPRGIVEDVLVKVNEFIFPAD